The Salmonella enterica subsp. houtenae serovar Houten genome has a segment encoding these proteins:
- the rpsK gene encoding 30S ribosomal protein S11 — MAKAPVRARKRVRKQVSDGVAHIHASFNNTIVTITDRQGNALGWATAGGSGFRGSRKSTPFAAQVAAERCADAVKEYGIKNLEVMVKGPGPGRESTIRALNAAGFRITNITDVTPIPHNGCRPPKKRRV, encoded by the coding sequence ATGGCAAAGGCACCAGTTCGCGCACGTAAACGTGTAAGAAAACAAGTCTCTGACGGCGTGGCTCATATCCATGCTTCTTTCAACAACACCATCGTAACTATTACCGATCGTCAGGGTAATGCGTTGGGTTGGGCAACAGCCGGTGGTTCCGGTTTCCGTGGTTCTCGCAAATCCACTCCGTTTGCAGCTCAGGTTGCAGCAGAGCGTTGCGCTGACGCCGTGAAAGAATACGGCATCAAGAATCTGGAAGTTATGGTTAAAGGTCCGGGTCCAGGCCGCGAATCTACGATTCGTGCACTGAACGCCGCTGGTTTCCGCATCACTAATATTACTGATGTGACTCCGATCCCTCATAACGGTTGTCGTCCGCCGAAAAAACGTCGCGTATAA
- the rpsN gene encoding 30S ribosomal subunit protein S14, whose product MAKQSMKAREVKRVALADKYFAKRAELKAIISDVNASDEDRWNAVLKLQSLPRDSSPSRQRNRCRQTGRPHGYVGKFGLSRIKLREAAMRGEVPGLKKASW is encoded by the coding sequence ATGGCTAAGCAATCAATGAAAGCACGCGAAGTAAAACGCGTAGCTTTAGCTGATAAATACTTCGCGAAACGCGCTGAACTGAAAGCGATCATCTCTGATGTGAACGCTTCCGACGAAGATCGTTGGAACGCTGTTCTGAAGCTGCAGTCTCTGCCGCGTGATTCCAGCCCGTCTCGTCAGCGCAACCGCTGCCGTCAAACAGGTCGTCCACATGGTTATGTGGGCAAGTTCGGGTTGAGCCGTATTAAGCTGCGTGAAGCCGCCATGCGCGGTGAAGTACCAGGCTTGAAAAAGGCTAGCTGGTAA
- the rpmJ gene encoding LSU ribosomal protein L36p: MKVRASVKKLCRNCKIVKRDGVIRVICSAEPKHKQRQG; this comes from the coding sequence ATGAAAGTTCGTGCTTCCGTCAAGAAATTATGCCGTAACTGCAAAATCGTTAAGCGTGATGGCGTCATCCGTGTGATTTGCAGTGCCGAGCCGAAGCATAAACAGCGCCAAGGCTGA
- the rplQ gene encoding 50S ribosomal subunit protein L17 — protein sequence MRHRKSGRQLNRNSSHRQAMFRNMAGSLVRHEIIKTTLPKAKELRRVVEPLITLAKTDSVANRRLAFARTRDNEIVAKLFNELGPRFASRAGGYTRILKCGFRAGDNAPMAYIELVDRSESKAEAAAE from the coding sequence ATGCGCCATCGTAAGAGTGGTCGTCAACTGAACCGCAACAGCAGCCATCGCCAGGCTATGTTCCGCAACATGGCAGGTTCACTGGTTCGTCATGAAATCATCAAGACGACCCTGCCGAAAGCGAAAGAGCTGCGTCGCGTAGTTGAGCCGCTGATTACTCTTGCCAAGACTGATAGCGTTGCTAATCGTCGTCTGGCATTCGCCCGTACTCGTGATAACGAGATCGTGGCAAAACTGTTTAACGAGCTGGGCCCGCGTTTCGCGAGCCGCGCCGGTGGTTACACTCGCATTCTGAAGTGTGGCTTCCGTGCAGGCGACAATGCGCCGATGGCATACATCGAGCTGGTTGATCGCTCTGAATCGAAAGCAGAAGCTGCTGCAGAGTAA
- the rpsD gene encoding 30S ribosomal protein S4 codes for MARYLGPKLKLSRREGTDLFLKSGVRAIDTKCKIEQAPGQHGARKPRLSDYGVQLREKQKVRRIYGVLERQFRNYYKEAARLKGNTGENLLALLEGRLDNVVYRMGFGATRAEARQLVSHKAIMVNGRVVNIASYQVSPNDVVSIREKAKKQSRVKAALELAEQREKPTWLEVDAGKMEGTYKRKPERSDLSADINEHLIVELYSK; via the coding sequence ATGGCAAGATATTTGGGTCCTAAGCTCAAGCTGAGCCGTCGTGAGGGCACCGACTTATTCCTTAAGTCTGGCGTTCGCGCGATCGATACCAAGTGTAAAATTGAACAAGCTCCTGGCCAGCACGGTGCGCGTAAGCCGCGTCTGTCTGACTATGGTGTGCAGTTGCGTGAAAAGCAAAAAGTTCGCCGCATTTACGGTGTGCTGGAGCGTCAGTTCCGTAACTACTACAAAGAAGCAGCACGTCTGAAAGGCAACACCGGTGAAAACCTGTTGGCTCTGCTGGAAGGTCGTCTGGACAACGTTGTATACCGTATGGGCTTCGGCGCCACTCGTGCAGAAGCACGTCAGCTGGTTAGCCATAAAGCAATTATGGTAAACGGTCGTGTTGTTAACATCGCTTCTTATCAGGTTAGTCCGAATGACGTTGTTAGCATTCGTGAGAAAGCGAAGAAGCAGTCTCGCGTGAAAGCCGCTCTGGAGCTGGCTGAGCAGCGTGAAAAGCCAACCTGGCTGGAAGTTGATGCTGGCAAGATGGAAGGTACGTACAAGCGTAAGCCTGAGCGTTCTGATCTGTCTGCGGACATTAACGAACACCTGATCGTCGAGCTTTACTCCAAGTAA
- the secY gene encoding preprotein translocase subunit — MAKQPGLDFQSAKGGLGELKRRLLFVIGALIVFRIGSFIPIPGIDAAVLAKLLEQQRGTIIEMFNMFSGGALSRASIFALGIMPYISASIIIQLLTVVHPTLAEIKKEGESGRRKISQYTRYGTLVLAIFQSIGIATGLPNMPGMQGLVMNPGFAFYFTAVVSLVTGTMFLMWLGEQITERGIGNGISIIIFAGIVAGLPPAIAHTIEQARQGDLHFLVLLLVAVLVFAVTFFVVFVERGQRRIVVNYAKRQQGRRVYAAQSTHLPLKVNMAGVIPAIFASSIILFPATIASWFGGGTGWNWLTTISLYLQPGQPLYVLLYASAIIFFCFFYTALVFNPRETADNLKKSGAFVPGIRPGEQTAKYIDKVMTRLTLVGALYITFICLIPEFMRDAMKVPFYFGGTSLLIVVVVIMDFMAQVQTLMMSSQYESALKKANLKGYGR, encoded by the coding sequence ATGGCTAAACAACCGGGATTAGATTTTCAAAGTGCCAAAGGTGGCTTAGGCGAGCTGAAACGCAGACTGCTGTTTGTTATCGGCGCGCTGATTGTGTTCCGTATTGGCTCTTTTATTCCGATCCCTGGTATTGATGCCGCTGTACTTGCCAAACTGCTTGAGCAACAGCGAGGCACCATCATTGAAATGTTTAACATGTTCTCTGGTGGTGCTCTCAGCCGTGCTTCTATCTTTGCTCTGGGGATCATGCCGTATATTTCGGCGTCGATCATTATCCAGCTGCTGACGGTGGTTCACCCAACGCTGGCGGAAATTAAGAAAGAAGGGGAGTCTGGTCGTCGTAAGATTAGCCAGTACACCCGCTACGGTACTCTGGTGCTGGCGATATTCCAGTCGATCGGTATTGCTACCGGTCTGCCGAATATGCCTGGTATGCAGGGCCTGGTGATGAATCCAGGCTTTGCATTCTATTTCACCGCTGTTGTAAGTCTGGTTACAGGGACGATGTTCCTGATGTGGCTCGGCGAACAGATTACTGAGCGCGGTATCGGTAACGGTATCTCAATCATCATCTTCGCTGGTATCGTTGCGGGACTCCCGCCAGCCATTGCCCATACTATCGAGCAAGCGCGTCAAGGCGACCTGCACTTCCTCGTGTTGCTGTTGGTTGCAGTATTAGTATTTGCAGTGACGTTCTTTGTAGTATTCGTTGAACGTGGTCAACGCCGTATTGTGGTAAACTACGCCAAACGTCAGCAAGGTCGTCGTGTCTATGCTGCACAGAGCACACATTTACCGCTGAAAGTGAATATGGCGGGGGTAATCCCGGCAATCTTCGCTTCCAGTATTATTCTGTTCCCGGCGACCATCGCGTCATGGTTCGGGGGCGGTACTGGTTGGAACTGGCTGACAACAATTTCGCTGTATTTGCAGCCTGGGCAACCGCTTTATGTGTTACTCTATGCGTCTGCAATCATCTTCTTCTGTTTCTTCTACACGGCGTTGGTTTTCAACCCGCGTGAAACAGCAGATAACCTGAAGAAGTCCGGTGCATTTGTACCAGGAATTCGTCCGGGAGAGCAAACGGCGAAGTATATCGATAAAGTAATGACCCGCCTGACCCTGGTTGGTGCGCTGTACATTACCTTTATCTGCCTGATCCCGGAGTTCATGCGTGATGCAATGAAAGTGCCGTTCTACTTCGGTGGGACCTCACTGCTTATCGTTGTTGTCGTGATTATGGACTTTATGGCTCAAGTGCAAACTCTGATGATGTCCAGTCAGTATGAGTCTGCATTGAAGAAGGCGAACCTGAAAGGCTACGGCCGTTAA
- the rpoA gene encoding DNA-directed RNA polymerase subunit alpha: protein MQGSVTEFLKPRLVDIEQVSSTHAKVTLEPLERGFGHTLGNALRRILLSSMPGCAVTEVEIDGVLHEYSTKEGVQEDILEILLNLKGLAVRVQGKDEVILTLNKSGIGPVTAADITHDGDVEIVKPQHVICHLTDENASISMRIKVQRGRGYVPASTRIHSEEDERPIGRLLVDACYSPVERIAYNVEAARVEQRTDLDKLVIEMETNGTIDPEEAIRRAATILAEQLEAFVDLRDVRQPEVKEEKPEFDPILLRPVDDLELTVRSANCLKAEAIHYIGDLVQRTEVELLKTPNLGKKSLTEIKDVLASRGLSLGMRLENWPPASIADE, encoded by the coding sequence ATGCAGGGTTCTGTGACAGAGTTTCTAAAACCGCGCCTGGTAGATATCGAGCAAGTGAGTTCGACGCACGCCAAGGTGACCCTTGAGCCTTTAGAGCGTGGCTTCGGCCATACTCTGGGTAACGCACTGCGCCGTATTCTGCTCTCATCGATGCCGGGTTGCGCGGTGACCGAGGTTGAGATTGATGGTGTACTACATGAGTACAGCACCAAAGAAGGCGTTCAGGAAGACATCCTGGAAATCCTGCTCAACCTGAAAGGGCTGGCGGTGAGAGTTCAGGGTAAAGATGAAGTTATTCTTACCTTGAATAAATCTGGCATTGGCCCTGTGACTGCAGCCGATATCACCCATGATGGGGATGTCGAAATCGTCAAGCCGCAGCACGTGATCTGCCACCTGACCGATGAAAACGCGTCTATTAGTATGCGTATCAAAGTTCAGCGCGGTCGTGGTTATGTGCCGGCTTCTACCCGAATTCATTCGGAAGAAGATGAGCGCCCAATCGGCCGTCTGCTGGTCGACGCCTGCTACAGCCCTGTAGAGCGTATTGCCTACAATGTTGAAGCTGCGCGTGTAGAACAGCGTACCGACCTGGACAAGCTGGTCATCGAAATGGAAACCAACGGCACAATCGATCCTGAAGAGGCGATTCGTCGTGCGGCAACCATCCTGGCTGAACAACTGGAAGCTTTCGTTGATTTACGTGATGTACGTCAGCCGGAAGTGAAAGAAGAGAAACCAGAATTCGATCCGATCCTGCTGCGCCCTGTTGACGATCTGGAATTGACTGTCCGCTCTGCTAACTGCCTCAAGGCAGAAGCTATCCACTATATCGGTGATCTGGTACAGCGTACCGAGGTTGAGCTTCTTAAGACGCCTAACCTGGGTAAAAAATCTCTTACCGAGATTAAAGACGTGCTGGCTTCCCGTGGACTGTCTCTGGGCATGCGCCTGGAAAACTGGCCACCGGCAAGCATCGCTGACGAGTAA
- the rpmD gene encoding 50S ribosomal subunit protein L30 has product MAKTIKITQTRSAIGRLPKHKATLLGLGLRRIGHTVEREDTPAVRGMVNAVSFMVKVEE; this is encoded by the coding sequence ATGGCAAAGACTATTAAAATTACTCAAACCCGCAGTGCAATCGGTCGTCTGCCGAAACACAAGGCAACGCTGCTTGGCCTGGGTCTGCGTCGTATTGGCCACACCGTAGAGCGCGAGGATACTCCTGCTGTTCGTGGTATGGTCAACGCGGTTTCCTTCATGGTTAAAGTTGAGGAGTAA
- the rplV gene encoding 50S ribosomal protein L22 — METIAKHRHARSSAQKVRLVADLIRGKKVSQALDILTYTNKKAAVLVKKVLESAIANAEHNDGADIDDLKVTKIFVDEGPSMKRIMPRAKGRADRILKRTSHITVVVSDR, encoded by the coding sequence ATGGAAACTATCGCTAAACATCGCCATGCTCGTTCTTCTGCTCAGAAGGTTCGCCTTGTTGCTGACCTGATTCGCGGTAAGAAAGTGTCGCAGGCTCTGGATATTCTGACCTACACCAACAAGAAAGCGGCTGTACTGGTCAAGAAAGTTCTGGAATCTGCCATTGCTAACGCTGAACACAACGATGGCGCTGACATTGACGATCTGAAAGTTACGAAAATTTTCGTAGACGAAGGCCCGAGCATGAAGCGCATTATGCCGCGTGCAAAAGGTCGTGCAGATCGCATCCTGAAGCGCACCAGCCACATCACTGTGGTTGTGTCCGATCGCTGA
- the rplX gene encoding 50S ribosomal subunit protein L24, with protein sequence MAAKIRRDDEVIVLTGKDKGKRGKVKNVLSSGKVIVEGINLVKKHQKPVPALNQPGGIVEKEAAIQVSNVAIFNAATGKADRVGFRFEDGKKVRFFKSNSETIK encoded by the coding sequence ATGGCAGCGAAAATCCGTCGTGATGACGAAGTTATCGTGTTAACCGGTAAAGATAAAGGTAAGCGCGGTAAAGTTAAGAATGTCCTGTCTTCCGGCAAGGTCATTGTTGAAGGTATCAACCTGGTTAAGAAACACCAGAAGCCGGTTCCGGCTCTGAACCAACCGGGCGGCATCGTTGAAAAAGAAGCTGCAATTCAGGTTTCTAACGTTGCAATCTTCAATGCGGCAACCGGCAAGGCTGACCGTGTAGGCTTTAGATTCGAAGACGGCAAAAAAGTCCGTTTCTTCAAATCTAACAGCGAAACTATCAAGTAA
- the rplF gene encoding 50S ribosomal protein L6 yields the protein MSRVAKAPVVVPAGVDVKINGQVITIKGKNGELTRTLNDAVEVKHADNALTFGPRDGYADGWAQAGTARALLNSMVIGVTEGFTKKLQLVGVGYRAAVKGNVVNLSLGFSHPVDHQLPAGITAECPTQTEIVLKGADKQVIGQVAADLRAYRRPEPYKGKGVRYADEVVRTKEAKKK from the coding sequence ATGTCTCGTGTTGCTAAAGCACCGGTCGTTGTTCCTGCCGGCGTTGATGTCAAAATCAACGGTCAGGTTATTACGATCAAAGGTAAAAACGGCGAGCTGACTCGTACTCTCAACGATGCTGTTGAAGTTAAACATGCAGATAATGCACTGACCTTCGGTCCGCGTGATGGTTACGCAGACGGCTGGGCACAGGCTGGTACCGCGCGTGCCCTGCTGAACTCAATGGTTATCGGTGTTACCGAAGGCTTCACTAAGAAGCTGCAGCTGGTTGGTGTAGGTTATCGTGCGGCGGTTAAAGGGAATGTAGTAAACCTGTCTTTAGGTTTCTCTCACCCGGTTGACCATCAGTTGCCGGCAGGTATCACTGCTGAATGTCCGACTCAAACTGAAATCGTGCTGAAAGGCGCTGATAAGCAGGTGATCGGCCAGGTTGCAGCAGATCTGCGCGCCTACCGTCGTCCTGAGCCTTACAAAGGCAAGGGTGTTCGTTACGCCGACGAAGTCGTGCGTACCAAAGAGGCTAAGAAGAAGTAA
- the rplE gene encoding 50S ribosomal protein L5 translates to MAKLHDYYKDEVVKKLMTEFNYNSVMQVPRVEKITLNMGVGEAIADKKLLDNAAADLTAISGQKPLITKARKSVAGFKIRQGYPIGCKVTLRGERMWEFFERLITIAVPRIRDFRGLSAKSFDGRGNYSMGVREQIIFPEIDYDKVDRVRGLDITITTTAKSDEEGRALLAAFDFPFRK, encoded by the coding sequence ATGGCGAAACTGCATGATTACTACAAAGACGAAGTAGTTAAAAAACTCATGACTGAGTTTAACTACAATTCTGTCATGCAAGTCCCTCGGGTCGAGAAGATCACCCTGAACATGGGTGTTGGTGAAGCGATCGCTGACAAGAAACTGCTGGATAACGCAGCAGCTGATTTGACAGCAATCTCCGGTCAAAAACCGCTGATCACCAAAGCACGCAAATCTGTTGCAGGCTTCAAAATCCGTCAGGGCTATCCGATCGGCTGTAAAGTAACTCTGCGTGGCGAACGCATGTGGGAGTTCTTTGAGCGCCTGATCACTATTGCTGTTCCACGTATCCGTGACTTCCGTGGCTTGTCCGCTAAGTCTTTCGACGGTCGTGGTAACTACAGCATGGGTGTCCGTGAGCAGATCATCTTCCCAGAAATCGACTACGATAAAGTCGACCGCGTTCGTGGTTTGGATATTACCATTACCACTACTGCGAAATCTGACGAAGAAGGCCGTGCTCTGCTGGCTGCCTTTGACTTCCCGTTCCGCAAGTAA
- the rpsC gene encoding 30S ribosomal protein S3, with translation MGQKVHPNGIRLGIVKPWNSTWFANTKEFADNLDSDFKVRQYLTKELAKASVSRIVIERPAKSIRVTIHTARPGIVIGKKGEDVEKLRKVVADIAGVPAQINIAEVRKPELDAKLVADSITSQLERRVMFRRAMKRAVQNAMRLGAKGIKVEVSGRLGGAEIARTEWYREGRVPLHTLRADIDYNTSEAHTTYGVIGVKVWIFKGEILGGMAAVEQPEKPAAQPKKQQRKGRK, from the coding sequence ATGGGTCAGAAAGTACATCCTAATGGTATTCGCCTGGGTATTGTAAAACCATGGAACTCTACCTGGTTTGCGAACACCAAAGAATTCGCTGACAACCTGGACAGCGATTTTAAAGTACGCCAGTACCTGACGAAGGAACTGGCTAAAGCGTCTGTATCTCGTATCGTTATCGAGCGTCCGGCTAAGAGCATCCGTGTGACCATTCACACCGCTCGCCCGGGTATCGTTATCGGTAAAAAAGGTGAAGACGTAGAAAAACTGCGTAAGGTCGTAGCGGATATCGCTGGCGTTCCTGCACAGATCAATATCGCCGAAGTTCGTAAACCTGAACTGGACGCTAAACTGGTTGCTGACAGCATCACTTCTCAGCTGGAACGTCGCGTTATGTTCCGTCGTGCGATGAAGCGTGCTGTACAGAATGCCATGCGTCTGGGCGCTAAAGGTATCAAAGTTGAAGTTAGCGGCCGTCTGGGCGGCGCGGAAATCGCACGTACCGAATGGTACCGCGAAGGTCGCGTACCGCTGCACACTCTGCGTGCTGACATCGACTACAACACCTCTGAAGCGCACACCACTTACGGTGTAATCGGCGTTAAAGTGTGGATCTTCAAAGGCGAGATCCTGGGTGGTATGGCTGCTGTTGAACAACCGGAAAAACCGGCTGCTCAACCGAAAAAGCAGCAGCGTAAAGGCCGTAAATAA
- the rpmC gene encoding 50S ribosomal subunit protein L29: MKAKELREKSVEELNTELLNLLREQFNLRMQAASGQLQQSHLLKQVRRDVARVKTLLTEKAGA, translated from the coding sequence ATGAAAGCAAAAGAGCTGCGTGAGAAGAGCGTTGAAGAGCTGAACACCGAGCTACTGAACCTGCTGCGTGAGCAGTTCAACCTGCGTATGCAGGCTGCAAGTGGCCAGCTGCAACAGTCTCACCTGTTGAAGCAAGTGCGTCGTGATGTCGCACGCGTTAAGACTTTACTGACTGAGAAGGCGGGTGCGTAA
- the rplO gene encoding 50S ribosomal protein L15 yields MRLNTLSPAEGSKKAGKRLGRGIGSGLGKTGGRGHKGQKSRSGGGVRRGFEGGQMPLYRRLPKFGFTSRKAAITAEVRLSDLAKVEGGVVDLNTLKAANIIGIQIEFAKVILAGEVTTPVTVRGLRVTKGARAAIEAAGGKIEE; encoded by the coding sequence ATGCGTTTAAATACTCTGTCTCCGGCCGAAGGCTCCAAAAAGGCGGGTAAACGCCTGGGTCGTGGTATCGGTTCTGGCCTCGGTAAAACCGGTGGTCGTGGTCACAAAGGTCAGAAGTCTCGTTCTGGCGGTGGCGTACGTCGCGGTTTCGAGGGCGGTCAGATGCCTCTGTACCGTCGTCTGCCGAAATTCGGCTTCACTTCTCGCAAAGCAGCGATTACAGCCGAAGTTCGTCTGTCTGACCTGGCGAAAGTAGAAGGCGGCGTTGTAGACCTGAACACGCTGAAAGCGGCAAACATTATCGGTATCCAGATCGAGTTCGCGAAAGTGATCCTGGCTGGCGAAGTCACTACTCCGGTAACTGTTCGTGGCCTGCGCGTGACTAAAGGCGCTCGTGCTGCTATCGAAGCTGCTGGCGGTAAAATCGAGGAATAA
- the rplR gene encoding 50S ribosomal protein L18 produces the protein MDKKSARIRRATRARRKLQELGATRLVVHRTPRHIYAQVIAPNGSEVLVAASTVEKAIAEQLKYTGNKDAAAAVGKAVAERALEKGIKDVSFDRSGFQYHGRVQALADAAREAGLQF, from the coding sequence ATGGATAAGAAATCTGCTCGTATCCGTCGTGCGACCCGCGCACGCCGCAAGCTCCAGGAGCTGGGCGCAACTCGCCTGGTGGTACATCGTACCCCGCGTCATATTTACGCACAGGTAATTGCACCGAACGGTTCTGAAGTTCTGGTAGCTGCTTCTACTGTAGAAAAAGCTATCGCTGAACAACTGAAGTACACCGGTAACAAAGACGCTGCAGCAGCTGTGGGTAAAGCTGTCGCTGAACGCGCTCTGGAAAAAGGCATCAAAGATGTGTCCTTTGACCGTTCCGGGTTCCAATATCATGGTCGTGTCCAGGCACTGGCAGATGCTGCCCGTGAAGCTGGCCTTCAGTTCTAA
- the rpsQ gene encoding 30S ribosomal protein S17, with the protein MTDKIRTLQGRVVSDKMEKSIVVAIERFVKHPIYGKFIKRTTKMHVHDENNECGIGDVVEIRECRPLSKTKSWTLVRVVEKAVL; encoded by the coding sequence ATGACCGATAAAATCCGTACTCTGCAAGGTCGCGTGGTTAGCGACAAAATGGAGAAATCCATTGTTGTTGCTATCGAACGTTTTGTGAAACACCCGATCTACGGTAAATTCATCAAGCGTACGACCAAAATGCACGTACATGACGAGAACAACGAATGCGGTATCGGCGACGTGGTTGAAATCCGCGAATGCCGTCCGCTGTCCAAGACCAAATCCTGGACTCTGGTTCGCGTTGTAGAGAAAGCGGTTCTGTAA
- the rplP gene encoding 50S ribosomal protein L16, whose product MLQPKRTKFRKMHKGRNRGLAAGADVSFGSFGLKAVGRGRLTARQIEAARRAMTRAVKRQGKIWIRVFPDKPITEKPLAVRMGKGKGNVEYWVALIQPGKVLYEMDGVPEELAREAFKLAAAKLPIKTTFVTKTVM is encoded by the coding sequence ATGTTACAACCAAAGCGTACAAAATTCCGTAAAATGCACAAAGGCCGCAACCGTGGTCTGGCTGCTGGCGCGGATGTTAGCTTCGGCAGCTTCGGCCTGAAAGCTGTTGGCCGTGGTCGTCTGACTGCCCGTCAGATCGAAGCAGCACGTCGTGCTATGACCCGTGCAGTTAAGCGTCAAGGTAAGATCTGGATCCGTGTATTCCCGGACAAACCGATCACTGAAAAGCCGCTGGCAGTGCGTATGGGTAAAGGTAAAGGTAACGTGGAGTATTGGGTTGCCTTGATTCAGCCGGGTAAAGTCCTGTATGAAATGGACGGCGTACCGGAAGAGCTGGCCCGTGAAGCATTCAAGCTGGCAGCAGCGAAACTGCCGATTAAAACCACCTTTGTAACTAAGACGGTGATGTAA
- the rplN gene encoding 50S ribosomal protein L14, with protein MIQEQTMLNVADNSGARRVMCIKVLGGSHRRYAGVGDIIKITIKEAIPRGKVKKGDVLKAVVVRTKKGVRRPDGSVIRFDGNACVILNNNSEQPIGTRIFGPVTRELRNEKFMKIISLAPEVL; from the coding sequence ATGATCCAAGAACAGACTATGCTGAACGTCGCCGACAACTCCGGTGCACGTCGCGTAATGTGTATCAAGGTTCTGGGTGGCTCGCACCGTCGCTACGCAGGCGTAGGCGACATCATTAAGATCACCATCAAAGAAGCGATTCCGCGTGGTAAGGTCAAAAAAGGTGATGTGCTGAAGGCGGTAGTGGTGCGCACCAAGAAGGGTGTTCGTCGCCCGGACGGTTCTGTCATTCGCTTCGATGGTAATGCATGCGTTATTTTAAACAATAACAGCGAGCAGCCTATCGGTACGCGTATTTTTGGGCCGGTAACTCGTGAACTTCGTAACGAGAAGTTCATGAAAATTATCTCTCTGGCACCAGAAGTACTCTAA
- the rpsE gene encoding 30S ribosomal protein S5, whose protein sequence is MAHIEKQAGELQEKLIAVNRVSKTVKGGRIFSFTALTVVGDGNGRVGFGYGKAREVPAAIQKAMEKARRNMINVALNNGTLQHPVKGVHTGSRVFMQPASEGTGIIAGGAMRAVLEVAGVHNVLAKAYGSTNPINVVRATIDGLENMNSPEMVAAKRGKSVEEILGK, encoded by the coding sequence ATGGCTCACATCGAAAAACAAGCTGGCGAACTGCAGGAAAAGCTGATCGCGGTAAACCGCGTATCTAAAACCGTTAAAGGTGGTCGTATTTTCTCCTTCACAGCTCTGACTGTAGTAGGCGATGGTAACGGTCGCGTTGGTTTTGGTTACGGTAAAGCGCGTGAAGTTCCAGCAGCGATCCAGAAAGCGATGGAAAAAGCCCGTCGCAATATGATTAACGTCGCGCTGAACAACGGCACCCTGCAACACCCGGTTAAAGGTGTTCACACGGGGTCTCGTGTATTCATGCAGCCAGCTTCCGAAGGTACCGGTATCATCGCCGGTGGTGCAATGCGCGCCGTTCTGGAAGTTGCTGGGGTTCATAACGTTCTGGCTAAAGCATACGGTTCCACCAACCCGATCAACGTGGTTCGTGCAACTATTGATGGCCTGGAAAATATGAATTCTCCAGAAATGGTCGCTGCCAAGCGTGGTAAATCCGTTGAAGAAATTCTGGGGAAATAA
- the rpsH gene encoding 30S ribosomal protein S8 produces the protein MSMQDPIADMLTRIRNGQAANKAAVTMPSSKLKVAIANVLKEEGFIEDFKVEGDTKPELELTLKYFQGKAVVESIQRVSRPGLRIYKRKDELPKVMAGLGIAVVSTSKGVMTDRAARQAGLGGEIICYVA, from the coding sequence ATGAGCATGCAAGATCCGATCGCGGATATGCTGACCCGTATCCGTAACGGTCAGGCCGCGAACAAAGCTGCGGTCACCATGCCTTCCTCCAAGCTGAAAGTGGCAATTGCCAACGTGCTGAAGGAAGAAGGTTTTATTGAAGATTTTAAAGTTGAAGGCGACACCAAGCCGGAACTGGAACTGACTCTTAAGTATTTCCAGGGTAAAGCTGTTGTAGAAAGCATTCAGCGTGTCAGCCGCCCAGGCCTGCGCATCTACAAACGTAAAGATGAGCTGCCGAAAGTTATGGCGGGTCTGGGTATCGCGGTTGTTTCTACCTCTAAAGGTGTTATGACTGATCGTGCAGCGCGCCAGGCTGGTCTTGGTGGCGAAATTATCTGCTACGTAGCCTAA